From Achromobacter spanius, a single genomic window includes:
- a CDS encoding multidrug/biocide efflux PACE transporter: MTQAKKTLKERFIHAFLFEIIAIGLCAPVAAWAMGKSLFEMGVLTAVIAWIALVWNMIYNAGFDRVENRLGWTRTFRIRVLHAFGFELGLILIVIPLAAWWLNISLWEAFVLDIALVLFYLPYAFFYNLAYDRSRPRVIAWLSRRNGTAAAGA; encoded by the coding sequence ATGACCCAAGCCAAGAAAACCCTCAAAGAACGTTTCATCCACGCCTTTCTGTTCGAAATCATCGCCATCGGCCTGTGTGCGCCGGTGGCAGCGTGGGCCATGGGCAAGTCGCTGTTCGAAATGGGCGTGCTGACCGCCGTCATCGCCTGGATCGCGCTGGTCTGGAACATGATCTACAACGCCGGCTTTGACCGCGTCGAAAACCGTCTGGGCTGGACCCGCACCTTCCGCATCCGCGTGCTGCATGCGTTCGGTTTCGAGCTGGGCCTGATCCTGATCGTGATCCCGCTGGCGGCCTGGTGGCTCAACATCAGCCTGTGGGAAGCCTTCGTGCTGGACATCGCGCTGGTGCTGTTCTATCTGCCCTACGCGTTCTTCTACAACCTGGCGTACGACCGCAGCCGTCCCCGCGTGATCGCGTGGTTGTCGCGCCGCAACGGCACGGCCGCCGCCGGCGCCTGA
- a CDS encoding LysR family transcriptional regulator translates to MRHSLESLAAFAQVASEGSFSAAARKLGKSQSTISETIANLEVDLNVALFDRSQRQPSLTAAGKVLLGQALQVLAANDRLNRSASQLSEGLEPRLTVVLSDTFQSRTFEAMLSQIDARYPALRFECLIAEYEDVVALVQQGRAHVGLMAAQESYPPDVAHACLAERSEIVLCVGRSHPLASLPSVTSDHLKTERELRLSTYELDDKEATPAHSTWSAPGYLMLLEMASLGFGWTELPRWMIQRFGRDQLVELKVPGWPRHIHVDAVWSTRRALGPAGAWLLESLTQG, encoded by the coding sequence ATGCGCCACTCTCTCGAATCCCTGGCCGCCTTCGCCCAAGTCGCCTCCGAAGGCTCGTTCTCGGCCGCGGCGCGCAAGCTGGGCAAGAGCCAGTCCACCATCAGCGAGACCATCGCCAATCTTGAGGTCGACCTGAACGTCGCGCTGTTCGACCGCAGTCAGCGCCAGCCTTCCCTGACCGCCGCGGGCAAGGTGCTGCTGGGGCAGGCCTTGCAGGTGCTGGCCGCCAACGACCGCCTGAACCGCAGCGCCAGCCAGTTGTCGGAAGGCCTTGAACCCCGGCTCACGGTGGTGCTGTCCGACACGTTCCAGTCGCGCACGTTCGAAGCCATGCTGAGCCAGATCGACGCGCGCTACCCCGCGCTGCGCTTCGAATGCCTGATCGCGGAATACGAGGACGTGGTGGCGCTGGTGCAGCAGGGCCGCGCGCATGTGGGGCTGATGGCGGCGCAGGAAAGCTATCCGCCGGACGTGGCGCACGCGTGCCTGGCCGAACGCTCTGAAATCGTCCTGTGCGTGGGGCGTTCGCATCCGTTGGCCAGCCTGCCATCGGTCACGTCCGATCACCTGAAGACCGAACGCGAACTGCGCCTGAGCACCTACGAACTAGACGACAAGGAAGCCACGCCCGCGCATTCGACGTGGTCGGCGCCCGGCTATCTGATGCTGCTGGAAATGGCCAGCCTGGGGTTCGGCTGGACCGAACTGCCGCGCTGGATGATTCAGCGCTTTGGCCGCGACCAGCTCGTGGAACTGAAGGTTCCGGGTTGGCCGCGCCACATTCATGTCGACGCGGTCTGGTCCACGCGCCGCGCGCTGGGGCCGGCGGGCGCCTGGCTGCTGGAAAGCCTTACGCAGGGATAG
- a CDS encoding GNAT family N-acetyltransferase — MLTSDVDAILQAQALAYPSFLLEGAGFFLNRLALAPRYCWVAQPGTPTSFGALLGYLISYPWDAGLPPALDVPLSALPARADHWFLHDCAVAPAAQGMGVGQALVGAAAASAMDNGLTRASLVSLASAAGYWMRHGYAPLAPQTPGLTEKLAGYGEGASYMSRAFPFPAARPLRA; from the coding sequence ATGCTGACCAGCGACGTGGACGCCATCCTCCAGGCCCAGGCCCTCGCCTATCCCAGCTTTCTGCTGGAGGGCGCCGGCTTTTTCCTGAACCGCCTTGCGCTTGCGCCGCGGTATTGCTGGGTCGCCCAACCCGGCACACCCACGTCTTTTGGCGCCCTGCTCGGCTATCTGATTTCCTATCCGTGGGATGCGGGCCTGCCGCCCGCTCTGGATGTGCCGCTCTCCGCGCTGCCGGCGCGGGCCGACCACTGGTTTCTACATGATTGCGCGGTCGCGCCGGCGGCGCAGGGCATGGGCGTGGGTCAGGCGCTGGTGGGCGCCGCCGCTGCGAGCGCCATGGACAACGGTCTGACGCGCGCCAGCCTGGTGTCTCTGGCGTCGGCGGCCGGCTATTGGATGCGTCATGGCTATGCCCCGCTTGCCCCGCAGACGCCCGGTCTGACCGAAAAACTGGCGGGCTATGGCGAGGGCGCCAGTTACATGTCGCGCGCCTTTCCCTTCCCGGCCGCACGCCCGTTGCGCGCCTGA
- a CDS encoding ArnT family glycosyltransferase — protein sequence MADHIKPARSEWTPPAGRFLLSVGIWLAWLAWIRPLTLPDEGRYAGVAWDMLRSGSHAVPLLDGMPYFHKPPLYYWLTELSFSVFGVHPWAARVPSWLAAWAAAAGLYVFVRRYRDPFAATLSVLALCTMPFFYGGAQFANLDMLVAGLITLCVLAAADTALRVERGEGARGMAVAAAALAGLAVLAKGLIGLVLPGAILLLWLVWERRWRGLAALVWPPALLVFVAVAAPWFVLMQLRYPGFYDYFFVYQHFQRFAAAGFNNAQPFWFYLPVLAGLSLPWSLWGGGILRRAFWAEGSARSLRRLAAVWFAVVVMFFSLPHSKLIGYVLPALAPLAFLLAEVILTAWRSDSGGITPRLVRISAAIAAGICVIAVGIAAFNGRGSAAPLAKVVRQEARPDDTFVSLHAYPFDLALYARAPRPTWVVDDWLNPEVPVRDNWRKELYDAAKFDPVTGAQVLVSAAQFNARLCAAPDGARFWVWGNHGDGGVYTPLQGVKPIVTSARHAMWLLQADAALRERLCAGTPTAGWQ from the coding sequence ATGGCGGATCACATCAAACCGGCGCGCTCCGAATGGACCCCGCCGGCAGGACGGTTTTTGCTGTCCGTCGGCATCTGGCTGGCCTGGCTGGCGTGGATACGTCCGCTGACTTTGCCCGACGAGGGCCGCTATGCCGGCGTGGCCTGGGACATGCTGCGTAGCGGCTCGCACGCCGTGCCGCTGCTCGATGGCATGCCGTACTTCCACAAGCCGCCGCTGTACTACTGGCTGACCGAGCTGTCGTTCTCGGTGTTCGGCGTGCATCCGTGGGCGGCGCGGGTGCCGTCCTGGCTTGCCGCGTGGGCCGCCGCCGCCGGGTTGTACGTCTTTGTGCGGCGTTATCGCGACCCGTTTGCCGCCACGCTGTCCGTGCTGGCGCTTTGCACCATGCCGTTCTTTTATGGCGGCGCGCAGTTCGCCAACCTGGACATGCTGGTCGCGGGGCTCATCACGCTGTGCGTGCTGGCCGCCGCCGACACCGCGCTGCGCGTCGAACGCGGCGAGGGGGCGCGCGGGATGGCCGTGGCTGCCGCGGCGCTGGCCGGGTTGGCGGTGTTGGCCAAGGGGCTGATCGGCCTGGTGCTGCCGGGCGCCATTCTGCTGCTCTGGCTGGTCTGGGAGCGGCGCTGGCGCGGACTGGCGGCACTGGTCTGGCCGCCGGCGCTGCTGGTGTTCGTGGCAGTCGCCGCGCCGTGGTTCGTGCTGATGCAGCTGCGGTATCCCGGCTTTTACGACTACTTCTTCGTCTATCAGCATTTCCAGCGCTTCGCCGCCGCCGGCTTCAACAATGCCCAGCCATTCTGGTTCTACCTGCCGGTGCTGGCCGGCCTGAGCCTGCCGTGGTCGCTGTGGGGCGGCGGCATCCTGCGCCGCGCTTTCTGGGCCGAAGGATCAGCGCGCAGCCTGCGGCGCCTGGCGGCGGTGTGGTTCGCCGTGGTGGTGATGTTCTTTTCGTTGCCGCATTCCAAGCTGATTGGCTATGTGCTGCCGGCGCTGGCGCCGCTCGCCTTTTTGCTGGCCGAGGTCATTCTGACGGCGTGGCGCAGCGACTCGGGCGGAATAACGCCGCGGCTGGTGCGCATCAGCGCCGCCATCGCAGCCGGAATCTGCGTCATCGCCGTGGGCATTGCGGCGTTCAATGGCCGAGGCAGCGCCGCGCCGCTGGCCAAGGTGGTGCGGCAGGAGGCGCGGCCTGACGACACGTTTGTCTCGCTGCACGCTTACCCCTTCGACCTGGCGCTGTACGCACGGGCGCCGCGGCCCACGTGGGTCGTGGACGACTGGCTCAATCCGGAAGTGCCGGTGCGCGACAACTGGCGCAAGGAACTGTACGACGCCGCGAAGTTCGATCCGGTCACCGGCGCGCAGGTGCTGGTCAGCGCCGCCCAGTTCAATGCGCGGCTGTGCGCGGCGCCGGATGGCGCGCGGTTCTGGGTGTGGGGCAATCATGGCGACGGCGGGGTCTACACGCCGCTGCAAGGGGTAAAGCCCATCGTCACCAGTGCCCGCCACGCGATGTGGCTGTTGCAGGCGGACGCGGCGCTTAGGGAACGGCTTTGTGCCGGAACGCCCACAGCCGGCTGGCAATGA
- a CDS encoding GtrA family protein, with translation MRALIRQISLFIAVGCAAAATHWAVAVGCVEAFGAPPLAANLIGWMIAFVVSFSGHYRLTFRHSPVPWTLAARRFFFISAIGFLINESAYAWLLHATNVPYDTLLALILIGLAFATFIASRLWAFRHKAVP, from the coding sequence ATGCGCGCCCTCATCCGGCAAATCAGCCTTTTCATCGCCGTCGGTTGCGCCGCCGCGGCAACGCATTGGGCCGTTGCCGTGGGCTGCGTCGAAGCGTTCGGCGCACCGCCGCTGGCGGCCAACCTGATCGGTTGGATGATCGCCTTCGTGGTGTCCTTCAGTGGACATTACCGGCTCACGTTTCGGCATTCGCCCGTGCCCTGGACCTTAGCGGCCCGTCGTTTCTTTTTCATTTCAGCGATCGGTTTTTTGATCAACGAATCGGCCTACGCCTGGCTGCTACATGCCACCAACGTGCCGTACGACACGCTGCTGGCGCTGATCCTCATCGGCCTGGCGTTCGCGACGTTCATTGCCAGCCGGCTGTGGGCGTTCCGGCACAAAGCCGTTCCCTAA
- a CDS encoding TAXI family TRAP transporter solute-binding subunit has product MFKRLLIVLLCAMLAACGRAPDADALRADVTRSLNATYGQDLFRIADLKRMGSATDSTAPAGETRRVVYYDVDLELTRDISLGAWDQPGAASLVTLLGAGPRSISGVKSGGNKAGDRIVAHASAIYREDDGAWKLVTPAGFKAAEAPSLDTGAPPPVTRQLLDTLDQITHSVTYSASSTAQHVVQQELERSVARINGRLSRLQQGYPLAGGPDRGEYLAFSRALSDVARARQIRVSPLITGGGADNIALLRSGDAVVGLAQADTARMAYEGTGPFAGQGPFPSLRALGSLYPEMVHIVVRDDPAMRGVRDLKGKTIALGPEGSAVRATLQTVLAAHGLQAGRDYQVSDTPFVAALPLLKSGAVDAAAQVIGVPATPLRDALIPAQLKLLPLDAEAIKTLTSGDSVLMPLDIAAGTYPNQQERIPTVGVAALMLTTTDLTRDEALVVVRAVYQAGQDLLAAGSTQGSQVSAATARLGLSVPLHDGAEEGIAQLELAKPR; this is encoded by the coding sequence ATGTTCAAGAGACTCTTGATCGTCCTGCTGTGCGCGATGCTGGCCGCGTGCGGCCGCGCGCCCGATGCCGACGCCCTGCGCGCGGACGTCACGCGCAGCCTGAACGCCACCTATGGGCAGGACCTGTTCCGCATCGCAGATCTCAAGCGGATGGGGTCGGCCACGGACAGCACCGCCCCGGCCGGCGAAACCCGGCGCGTCGTGTATTACGACGTCGACCTGGAACTGACCCGCGACATTTCGCTGGGCGCGTGGGACCAGCCCGGCGCGGCGTCGCTGGTGACGCTGCTGGGCGCCGGGCCGCGCAGCATCAGCGGCGTGAAGTCCGGCGGCAACAAGGCCGGCGACCGCATCGTTGCCCATGCCAGCGCCATCTACCGCGAAGACGACGGCGCGTGGAAGCTGGTGACGCCCGCGGGCTTCAAGGCGGCCGAGGCGCCCTCGCTGGATACCGGCGCGCCGCCGCCCGTCACGCGCCAGCTGCTGGACACCCTGGACCAGATCACGCATTCGGTGACCTACAGCGCGTCCAGCACGGCCCAGCATGTGGTCCAGCAGGAACTGGAACGCTCGGTGGCGCGCATCAACGGCCGGCTGTCCCGGTTGCAGCAGGGTTACCCGCTCGCCGGCGGTCCGGACCGTGGCGAGTACCTGGCCTTTTCCCGCGCCCTGAGCGACGTGGCGCGGGCGCGACAGATCCGGGTGTCGCCGCTGATCACTGGCGGCGGGGCCGACAACATCGCGCTGCTGCGCAGCGGCGACGCCGTGGTCGGCCTGGCGCAGGCCGACACCGCGCGAATGGCCTATGAGGGCACGGGGCCTTTCGCGGGACAAGGGCCGTTTCCCAGCCTGCGCGCGCTGGGCAGCCTGTACCCGGAGATGGTCCATATCGTCGTGCGCGACGATCCCGCGATGCGCGGTGTTCGGGACCTCAAGGGCAAGACGATCGCGCTGGGTCCGGAAGGGTCGGCCGTGCGCGCCACGCTGCAAACCGTGCTGGCGGCGCATGGCCTGCAGGCCGGCCGCGATTACCAGGTGTCCGATACGCCGTTCGTTGCCGCCCTGCCGCTGCTGAAATCCGGGGCGGTCGATGCCGCCGCCCAGGTGATCGGGGTGCCGGCCACCCCGCTGCGCGACGCGCTGATTCCCGCGCAGCTCAAGCTGCTGCCGCTCGATGCCGAGGCGATCAAGACCCTCACGTCCGGCGACAGCGTGCTGATGCCGCTCGACATCGCAGCCGGCACCTATCCCAATCAGCAGGAACGCATCCCCACCGTGGGCGTGGCGGCCCTGATGCTGACCACCACCGACCTCACGCGCGACGAAGCGCTTGTCGTGGTGCGCGCGGTCTACCAGGCTGGCCAGGACCTGCTGGCAGCCGGTTCGACGCAAGGCTCGCAGGTGTCGGCGGCCACCGCCCGGCTCGGCCTGAGCGTGCCGCTGCACGACGGCGCCGAGGAAGGCATTGCCCAACTGGAGCTCGCCAAACCGCGCTGA
- a CDS encoding alpha/beta hydrolase, producing the protein MPALPRFSARRLFAASLIVAAGVVGCTQLDSWQRQTIFSPQSEPQSWWRDPAAGTQVYDLTLDNGDKVRAWYLASPKKGAPTVLYLHGARWNLNGSAFRIDGWSRMGYSMLAIDYRGFGASTPRLPSEESALLDAMAGLKELARLQPDPARRFVYGHSLGGAIAIDLASRPEQPDFAGLIVESSFTSIGAMLATLRWGNVPGASLLVTQPFASVDKLAQLHTPMLFMHGTADRVVPHTMSDELFAAARNVSPDLKRLVKIEGASHSGAFRSGTQYETAVRTFMQDASQAYQRKKG; encoded by the coding sequence ATGCCCGCCCTGCCCCGATTCTCCGCCCGCCGGCTATTTGCCGCCTCTCTGATCGTCGCCGCCGGCGTGGTCGGCTGCACTCAGCTCGATTCCTGGCAGCGCCAGACCATTTTTTCGCCGCAGTCCGAACCGCAATCCTGGTGGCGGGATCCTGCGGCAGGAACGCAGGTCTACGACCTGACGCTGGATAACGGCGACAAGGTGCGCGCCTGGTATCTGGCCAGCCCCAAGAAGGGCGCGCCCACCGTGCTGTACCTGCACGGCGCGCGCTGGAACCTGAACGGCAGCGCGTTCCGCATCGACGGCTGGAGCCGCATGGGGTATTCCATGCTGGCGATCGATTACCGCGGCTTTGGCGCGTCCACGCCGCGCCTGCCGTCCGAAGAAAGCGCGCTGCTGGACGCCATGGCGGGTCTGAAGGAATTGGCGCGGCTGCAGCCGGACCCGGCGCGCCGCTTCGTCTATGGCCACAGCCTGGGCGGCGCGATCGCCATCGACCTGGCCTCGCGCCCGGAGCAGCCGGATTTCGCGGGCCTGATCGTGGAATCCAGCTTCACCAGCATCGGCGCGATGCTGGCCACGCTGCGATGGGGCAATGTCCCCGGCGCCAGCCTGCTGGTCACGCAGCCGTTCGCCTCCGTGGACAAGCTGGCGCAACTGCACACGCCGATGCTGTTCATGCACGGCACCGCGGACCGCGTGGTGCCGCACACCATGAGCGACGAACTCTTTGCCGCCGCGCGCAACGTGTCGCCGGACTTGAAGCGGCTGGTGAAAATAGAAGGCGCCTCGCATTCGGGCGCCTTCCGCAGCGGCACGCAGTACGAAACCGCGGTCAGAACCTTCATGCAGGACGCCAGCCAGGCGTACCAGCGCAAGAAGGGATAA
- a CDS encoding ChbG/HpnK family deacetylase, translating into MSKRVVVCGDDFGMNADIDEGMIALAGMRRVSAVSCLTLGPTFAANAPRLAAQDVDIGLHLNLSETLGPGAEPMPALRALILKAYAGLLDAAWVDAQIARQFDAFEAAFGRAPDYVDGHRHVHQLPGIRQRVLALLAQRYGTQAGVHAPWLRQTAPGMQCGIPLKESVKARVIGALGAAALAREARSSGLRTNRRLLGVYAFDGGKRRYAHLLQTWLFNAREGDLVMCHPALGSKQGSAMDRQRHAEFEVLADPKLGDWLCTNGVSITRLALTQTAPVLPVLARAIPA; encoded by the coding sequence ATGAGCAAACGCGTCGTGGTGTGCGGTGACGATTTTGGCATGAATGCGGACATCGACGAGGGCATGATTGCACTGGCCGGCATGCGGCGCGTCAGCGCGGTCAGTTGCCTGACGCTGGGCCCCACGTTCGCGGCCAATGCGCCGCGGCTCGCCGCGCAGGATGTGGACATCGGCCTGCACCTGAATCTGTCGGAAACGCTGGGGCCGGGCGCTGAACCGATGCCTGCGCTGCGCGCGCTCATCCTGAAGGCCTACGCGGGTCTGCTCGACGCGGCGTGGGTCGACGCGCAGATCGCCCGGCAGTTCGACGCCTTCGAAGCCGCCTTCGGCCGCGCGCCGGACTATGTCGATGGACACCGGCACGTGCATCAACTGCCCGGCATCCGCCAGCGCGTCCTGGCGTTGCTCGCCCAGCGTTATGGCACGCAGGCGGGCGTGCATGCCCCCTGGCTGCGCCAGACCGCGCCCGGCATGCAGTGTGGCATTCCGCTGAAGGAATCGGTCAAGGCACGCGTGATCGGCGCGTTGGGGGCGGCGGCGCTGGCGCGCGAGGCCCGTTCAAGCGGCTTGCGGACCAATCGGCGGCTGCTGGGCGTTTACGCGTTCGACGGCGGCAAGCGCCGGTATGCGCACCTCTTGCAGACCTGGCTGTTCAACGCGCGGGAAGGCGACCTTGTCATGTGCCATCCGGCGTTGGGCAGCAAGCAAGGCAGCGCCATGGACCGCCAGCGGCATGCCGAGTTCGAGGTGCTGGCAGATCCGAAGCTGGGCGACTGGCTCTGCACCAACGGCGTCAGCATCACGCGCCTGGCGTTGACGCAAACGGCTCCCGTGTTGCCCGTGCTGGCACGCGCTATCCCTGCGTAA
- a CDS encoding YaiI/YqxD family protein: MHIWVDADACPAVIKDILFRAAQRWQVPLTLVANQALYTPPSPLIRAVQVPRGFDVADAHIVERAEKGDLVITGDIPLAAQVLEKGALALNPRGERYSPETIRERLAMRDMMEELRASGVDTGGPSSFSQSDRKAFANQLDTLLARVARQQAQKS, encoded by the coding sequence ATGCACATCTGGGTCGACGCGGACGCCTGCCCCGCCGTCATCAAGGACATCCTGTTCCGCGCCGCGCAGCGCTGGCAAGTGCCTTTGACGCTGGTGGCCAACCAGGCGCTCTACACGCCGCCGTCGCCGCTGATCCGGGCCGTGCAGGTGCCGCGCGGCTTTGACGTCGCCGACGCGCACATCGTGGAGCGGGCGGAAAAGGGCGACCTCGTCATCACCGGCGACATTCCGCTGGCCGCGCAGGTGCTGGAAAAAGGCGCGCTGGCGCTCAATCCCCGCGGCGAACGCTATTCACCCGAAACCATTCGCGAACGGCTGGCGATGCGGGACATGATGGAAGAACTGCGCGCCAGCGGCGTGGACACGGGCGGCCCGTCGTCGTTCAGCCAGTCCGACCGCAAGGCGTTCGCGAACCAGCTCGACACGCTGCTCGCGCGGGTGGCCCGACAGCAGGCGCAGAAAAGCTGA
- a CDS encoding glycosyltransferase family 2 protein, with the protein MHIQFRSDPPAPQVLAKSLPLRSVWPPQAADVPYDIRVTCVIPCLNECENLRVLLPLLRNRLSALCTSWEIIVADDGSTDGTDTLMAEWTEHEGFRHVQLSRNFGKEAALSAGLEAATGNVVICLDADLQHPPALIELMLARWSAGAEMVYAVRRDRADESWLKRSGARWFYQLLSNARGVQVPAHAGDFRLMDRSVVDALIALPERTRFMKGLYAWVGFKGEAVPYTPDERMHGTSTYTGLRLFRLALDGLTAFTTWPLRMVSLVGVVFAVLALAYAAFLVGNYLMSGNAVSGWTTIVTAVLFFAGVNLISLGVVGEYVARIFDEVKGRPLFVVRRSRGRPAGKAQG; encoded by the coding sequence ATGCACATCCAGTTCCGGTCCGACCCGCCAGCACCGCAGGTGTTGGCAAAATCCCTACCGCTCAGGTCCGTGTGGCCGCCGCAGGCCGCCGACGTGCCGTATGACATCCGCGTCACCTGCGTGATTCCTTGTCTGAACGAATGCGAGAACCTGCGCGTGCTGCTGCCGCTGCTGCGCAACCGGCTCTCCGCGCTGTGCACAAGCTGGGAGATCATCGTGGCCGACGACGGCAGCACGGATGGCACCGACACGTTGATGGCGGAATGGACCGAGCACGAGGGCTTTCGCCACGTGCAGTTGTCCCGCAATTTCGGCAAGGAGGCGGCGCTGAGCGCGGGCCTGGAAGCCGCCACCGGCAACGTGGTCATCTGCCTGGACGCCGACCTGCAGCATCCGCCCGCCCTGATCGAGCTGATGCTGGCGCGCTGGTCCGCCGGCGCCGAAATGGTGTACGCCGTGCGGCGCGACCGCGCCGACGAATCCTGGCTCAAGCGCTCGGGCGCGCGCTGGTTCTACCAACTGCTCAGCAACGCGCGCGGCGTGCAAGTGCCAGCGCACGCCGGCGACTTCCGGCTAATGGACCGCAGCGTGGTCGACGCGCTGATCGCGCTGCCCGAGCGCACCCGCTTCATGAAGGGCCTGTATGCGTGGGTCGGCTTCAAGGGTGAGGCTGTGCCCTACACGCCGGACGAGCGCATGCACGGGACCAGCACCTACACCGGGCTGCGCCTCTTTCGGCTGGCGCTGGACGGCCTTACCGCGTTCACGACGTGGCCGCTGCGCATGGTCAGCCTGGTGGGGGTGGTGTTTGCCGTGCTGGCGCTGGCCTATGCCGCGTTCCTCGTGGGCAACTACCTGATGTCCGGCAACGCCGTTTCCGGTTGGACGACCATCGTGACGGCGGTGCTGTTCTTTGCTGGCGTCAATCTGATATCGCTGGGCGTGGTGGGCGAATACGTGGCCCGCATCTTCGACGAGGTGAAAGGCCGGCCGCTGTTCGTCGTGCGGCGCAGCCGTGGCCGTCCCGCAGGCAAGGCGCAGGGCTGA
- the gltS gene encoding sodium/glutamate symporter has protein sequence MISLSPVQSLLACCLVLVIGRVMTSRIGVLARYSIPDPIVGGLLFAVLAYLLSTWGGVAVSLETSIKPTLLLLFFGCIGLTANLKLLARGGPRLIAFLLALIPFLVLQNAVGLGMAWLLDMHPLMGLLGGTITLVGGHGTGAAYATRFADFNNIQDVMPLAMTAATLGLVLGGVVGGPVAEWIMRRHKVSGSLDHTATEGHQAADLTEDHQPPTAGSFILSMTAAFVCLVVGGILAGLVEDAPVSLPNFLWCLATGVLIRNAGPLVGIRLDDRATDIIGTISLSLFLGMTMMTLDLSSVARLAGPLALMLAVQTLVCALYAAWVVFRLLKRDYEAAIMSAAFCGFALGATATAIANMQALTRRHGPAPEAFIVVPVTGAFLVDILNVIVLSSLISLPFVGGM, from the coding sequence ATGATTTCCCTTTCGCCCGTCCAATCCCTACTCGCCTGCTGCCTCGTGCTCGTCATCGGACGGGTCATGACCTCGCGCATCGGCGTCCTGGCGCGCTACAGCATTCCGGATCCCATCGTGGGCGGGCTGCTGTTCGCGGTGCTGGCCTATCTGCTGTCCACGTGGGGCGGCGTCGCCGTCTCGCTGGAGACCAGCATCAAGCCGACGCTGCTGCTGCTGTTCTTCGGCTGCATCGGGCTGACCGCCAACCTCAAGCTGCTGGCGCGCGGCGGCCCGCGCCTGATCGCCTTTCTCCTGGCGCTGATCCCGTTTCTCGTCCTGCAGAACGCCGTGGGGCTGGGCATGGCCTGGTTGCTGGACATGCACCCGCTCATGGGCCTCTTGGGCGGCACGATCACGCTGGTGGGCGGTCACGGCACCGGCGCGGCCTATGCGACGCGCTTTGCCGATTTCAACAACATCCAGGACGTCATGCCGTTGGCCATGACGGCGGCGACGCTGGGACTGGTGCTGGGCGGCGTGGTGGGCGGCCCCGTGGCGGAATGGATCATGCGCCGCCACAAGGTGTCGGGCAGCCTCGATCACACCGCAACCGAAGGCCACCAGGCCGCCGACCTCACCGAAGACCATCAGCCGCCCACGGCCGGATCGTTCATCCTGTCCATGACCGCCGCGTTCGTCTGCCTGGTCGTCGGCGGCATCCTGGCGGGCTTGGTGGAAGACGCGCCGGTCAGCCTGCCGAATTTCCTGTGGTGCCTTGCCACCGGCGTGCTCATCCGCAATGCGGGCCCGCTAGTGGGCATCCGGCTGGACGATCGCGCCACCGACATCATCGGCACGATTTCCCTGTCGCTGTTCCTGGGCATGACGATGATGACGCTGGACCTGTCCAGCGTCGCGCGGCTGGCCGGTCCGCTGGCGCTGATGTTGGCGGTGCAGACGCTGGTCTGCGCGCTGTATGCCGCCTGGGTGGTGTTCCGGCTGCTCAAGCGCGACTACGAGGCCGCCATCATGTCCGCGGCATTCTGCGGCTTTGCGCTGGGCGCCACCGCCACCGCCATTGCCAACATGCAGGCGCTCACGCGCCGCCATGGCCCGGCGCCGGAAGCGTTCATCGTGGTCCCAGTCACCGGCGCCTTCCTGGTGGACATCCTGAACGTGATCGTCCTGAGCTCGCTGATCTCCTTGCCGTTCGTGGGAGGGATGTAG